The Penaeus chinensis breed Huanghai No. 1 chromosome 36, ASM1920278v2, whole genome shotgun sequence genome includes a region encoding these proteins:
- the LOC125044644 gene encoding mucin-17-like isoform X2 — MEDSTVFHVALVLVVSLAAVTHAAPFSSSDLQQRQTDLSALFHSSKGGMIGPLFRDDELSLASGDGGCYYQFQHYDEGDRIITNEPCLNCTCHNSMLMCYLKVCPFSKPIGQDCTVEKRPDQCCPVITCPQVPVNLQVMQMPSTTTAAPPAPTTALVPYTEHGCTIEGKYYPDGAQVPGVPGKPCELCYCIRNHTACVMQECILMVHGCDPVFEDGVCCPARYKCAHDEETGLATTTMVPATAANGSVILPTTIKPMPVGCMHKGEFYEDGALIPSEDPCEHCYCMKSDLVCAIQECMSPLDEMQESCTPRPAPPGQCCPEAYDCPELPEITTITLDYSSLASTTESITSATDEITAEISTDAPTAGTDAASTDIPSTDTDETAIDVPAVETDVETVDTDGTATDAPTTNTDESTEVPSVETDETSDSPAVDIDETATDSPTAVDVDETATGAPDVDVDETATGAPDVDVDETATGAPDVDVDETATGVPAVDVDETATGAPDVDVDETATGAPDVDIDETATGAPDVDVDETATGVPAVDVDETATGAPDVDVDETATDAPDVDVDETATGAPDVDVDETATGVPDVDIDETATGAPDVDIDETATGAPAVDVDETATGVPAVDVDETATGAPDVDVDDTATGAPDVDVDETATGAPDVDVDETATDAPDVDVDETATGAPDVDVDETATGAPDVDVDETATGVPAVDVDETATGAPDVDIDETATGVPDVDVDETATGVPAVDVDETATGAPDVDVDETATGAPDVDVDETATGVPDVDIDETATSAPDVDVDETSTGAPDVDIDETATSAPDVDVDETSTGAPAVDVDETATGAPDVDVDETATGAPSVDVDETATGAPDVDVDETATGAPDVDVDETATGVPAVDVDETATGAPDVDVDETATGVPAVDVDETATGAPDVDVDETATGAPSVDVDEIATDSPTAVDVDETTGAPSVSVDESGTDAPTIEDDQTTTDAPTVDIDGTATEVPTIDTGITTDAPTAETATVAPEESTMCYVNGTSYSNNSIVPAYTPCQDSCRCINGAVSCKLVACPPAPPAFLRCTSAPVEGECCPSHTCPPVNPDTTETPGCISDGVQYYDGEYVPSSDLCSDCYCLEGEVICAILECPQPKGQNCTAVERPLGSCCPTKYECDEVDMPDSLSQVTDADSEGKVTPSSTFTIDVDESHTEATSQAGEDVTSTKAPVDGAVEESVTPASTDGEVPVESTLSTGSPDDMMTGPVIGLETRTTAPDDYSVLTTPMTIITEDVSTQTESPVDHTSFDIIDETTVMLTDTDTATTSIPEIDLATTVMETADKTTGTPAVEATSEVPIVNETIPVNETATESPELERPVTGVPITDKPVTDIPTVASATDVPEDKEPATETPGDQIATDVPTLGEVTTDVDETTTSIPDTDGTDMVTDIPEEVISTVSLPDKEGIPGEGSCMANGTTYANGDTVPASRPCHQSCTCKNSIVSCELQACPPPPPAFLRCAPVEDPEQCCPSYDCPTVEPDTTEYPGCLRDGIQYLEGEYVPSPDICTDCYCLSGEIICAVLECPTPAGANCKPMSRATDSCCPSKYECDDLETGTDAASQTATEGPVVVNQTATDAPVDISIMATYAPVDQTATEAPVDETATDAPVDETATDAPVDETATDAPVDQTATDAPVDETATDAPVVVDQTVDETATDAPVVVDQTVDETATDGPVDQTATDAPVDQTATDAPVDQTGTDAPVVVDQTVDETATDAPVDQTATDAPVDQTATDSPVDETATDAPVDETATDAPVDQTATDAPVDETATDAPVDETATDTPVDQTATDAPVDETATDAPVDETATDTSVDETATDTPVDQTATDAPVDETATDTPVDETATDTPVDETATDAPVDETATDTQVDETATDAPVDETATDAPVDQTATDAPVDETATDAPVVVDQTATDAPIDQTATDAPVVVDQTATDVPVDETATDAPVDQTATDAPVDQTATDAPVDETATDAPVDQTATDAPVIVDQTVDETATDAPVDQTATDAPVVVDETATDAPVDQTATDAPVDQTATDVPVDETATDAPVVVDQTATDAPVDQIATDAPVDQTATDGPVVVDQTVDQTATDAPVVVDETATDAPVDETATDAPVDETATDAPVDQTATDAPVVVDQIVDETATDAPVDQTATDVPVDETATDAPVVVEQTATDAPVVVEQTATDAPVVVDQTVDQTATDAPVDQTATDAPVVVDQTVDETATDAPVDQTATDAPVVVDQIATDAPDDQTATDAPVDQTATDAPVVVDQTVDETATDAPVDETATDAPVDETATDAPVVVDQTVTDVPVDETATDAPVDQTATDAPVDQTATNAPVDETATDAPVDQTATDAPVISITTESDKEGAVDLPENCVVQGSMYYDGSIVPASSVCQENCRCTNGTVMCERPSCPPAPPTFLRCSPIPPEDSCCPTYDCPPIVDPTVTEAPHCEKDGSVYNDGDYVPSPSECTDCYCLGGEIICAYLECVAPGDNCTPVSQLNNSCCPDKYECADVPDSLVSTTISPVGASATDVANGTSQSTVIPEMISTITTVAPETEFKPSSTIPSVATDEPETESTDAPVTTSPEGIEISFPTDRVTTVADAVSSVITEASIATDGLETESPGFTISSFVTEATSEGVVSDVTEPSVTPSATSTSSLDNTSTTESVPSSAEPMLTEASVATEEPETEATIGIIVDITSSPAVASSSVTEEPSATESPLTEPTDSGYATEATISVTESTSVTDSDVQISTEKPGVTDSIEGQVTTKSTESTPEYPGSPATTSPEIPVSTEVSSQTASEVPTEVTDIPVSTSTLTSTEVPISTESVVPQVTTEVSATTGAAGETSVSTETASTVASASPELTEAPFPPFPGTSSVFPKPETTTWKPTTTTELIIGPGACVFDGEVYLSAQQIPRDDPCDFCFCFRGDIICLQQSCPPPIPGCYEEAIPGFCCPRYECPVTQAVVNITTTTTPIPTYPPVQKVEEFTVCEIGGRFYHPGELVEEASGPCLECRCGKDGMMECEPRECRAEPMLRKILGTKGNLYSR, encoded by the exons ATGGAGGACAGCACAGTCTTCCACGTCGCCTTGGTGCTGGTGGTCAGCCTGGCCGCGGTCACACATGCAG CACCATTTTCCAGTAGTGACCTCCAGCAACGACAGACCGACCTTTCTGCACTCTTCCATTCATCTAAAGGAG GTATGATCGGCCCTTTGTTCCGCGACGACGAACTCAGTTTGGCTTCAGGTGATGGAG gtTGCTACTACCAGTTCCAGCACTACGACGAGGGGGACAGGATTATCACCAATGAACCTTGCCTCAACTGTACTTGCCATAACTCCATGCTCATGTGCTACTTGAAG GTATGTCCATTCAGCAAGCCCATCGGACAAGATTGTACTGTTGAGAAACGACCAGATCAGTGCTGCCCTGTGATCACCTGTCCTCAAG TTCCAGTGAATCTCCAGGTTATGCAGATGCCCTCCACAACAACCGCTGCCCCACCTGCCCCAACAACTGCACTGGTCCCTTACACTGAACACGGCTGTACCATAGAAGGAAAATACTACCCGGATGGTGCTCAG GTCCCCGGCGTACCAGGAAAGCCATGCGAGTTGTGCTATTGTATCAGAAACCACACAGCGTGCGTTATGCAGGAATGTATTCTCATGGTTCATGGTTGTGACCCCGTTTTTGAAGATGGAGTTTGTTGCCCAGCTCGATACAAGTGTG CTCACGACGAAGAGACAGGACTTGCAACCACGACCATGGTTCCTGCAACCGCCGCCAATGGAAGTGTCATACTTCCCACAACCATAAAACCGATGCCAGTAGGATGCATGCACAAGGGTGAATTCTATGAGGACGGTGCCCTAATTCCGTCAGAAGATCCATGCGAACACTGCTATTGTATGAAGAGTGATCTGGTTTGCGCCATTCAGGAATGTATGTCTCCCTTGGATGAGATGCAAGAGAGCTGTACTCCTCGGCCGGCTCCTCCTGGCCAGTGCTGTCCTGAGGCTTATGATTGCC CTGAACTCCCAGAAATCACTACGATCACACTTGATTATTCAAGTCTTGCCTCGACTACCGAAAGCATCACTTCAGCTACTGATGAAATTACTGCTGAAATAAGCACTGATGCTCCTACTGCTGGAACAGATGCAGCATCAACTGACATTCCCTCAACTGACACTGATGAAACAGCAATTGATGTTCCAGCTGTTGAGACTGATGTTGAGACTGTTGATACTGATGGAACAGCAACTGATGCCCCTACTACCAACACTGATGAATCTACTGAGGTTCCCTCTGTTGAGACTGATGAAACTTCAGATTCTCCCGCCGTTGATATTGATGAAACAGCAACAGATAGTCCTACTGCTGTAGATGTTGATGAAACGGCAACTGGTGCCcctgatgtagatgttgatgaaacggcaactggtgctcctgatgtagatgttgatgaaacggcaactggtgctcctgatgtagatgttgatgaaaCGGCAACTGGAGTTCCTGCTGTGGATGTTGATGAAACGGCAACTGGTGCtcctgatgtagatgttgatgaaaCGGCAACTGGTGCTCCTGATGTAGATATCGATGAAACGGCAACTGGTGCtcctgatgtagatgttgatgaaaCGGCAACTGGAGTTCCTGCTGTGGATGTTGATGAAACGGCAACTGGTGCtcctgatgtagatgttgatgaaaCGGCAACTGATGCtcctgatgtagatgttgatgaaacggcaactggtgctcctgatgtagatgttgatgaaaCGGCAACTGGAGTTCCTGATGTAGATATCGATGAAACGGCAACTGGTGCTCCTGATGTAGATATCGATGAAACGGCAACTGGTGCTCCTGCTGTGGATGTTGATGAAACGGCAACTGGAGTTCCTGCTGTGGATGTTGATGAAACGGCAACTGGTGCtcctgatgtagatgttgatgacACGGCAACTGGTGCtcctgatgtagatgttgatgaaacggcaactggtgctcctgatgtagatgttgatgaaaCGGCAACTGATGCtcctgatgtagatgttgatgaaacggcaactggtgctcctgatgtagatgttgatgaaacggcaactggtgctcctgatgtagatgttgatgaaaCGGCAACTGGAGTTCCTGCTGTGGATGTTGATGAAACGGCAACTGGTGCTCCTGATGTAGATATCGATGAAACGGCAACTGGTGTtcctgatgtagatgttgatgaaaCGGCAACTGGTGTTCCTGCTGTGGATGTTGATGAAACGGCAACTGGTGCtcctgatgtagatgttgatgaaacggcaactggtgctcctgatgtagatgttgatgaaaCGGCAACTGGTGTTCCTGATGTAGATATCGATGAAACGGCAACTAGTGCtcctgatgtagatgttgatgaaaCGTCAACTGGTGCTCCTGATGTAGATATCGATGAAACGGCAACTAGTGCtcctgatgtagatgttgatgaaaCGTCAACTGGTGCTCCTGCTGTGGATGTTGATGAAACGGCAACTGGTGCtcctgatgtagatgttgatgaaaCGGCAACTGGTGCTCCTTCTGTGGATGTTGATGAAACGGCAACTGGTGCtcctgatgtagatgttgatgaaacggcaactggtgcccctgatgtagatgttgatgaaaCGGCAACTGGAGTTCCTGCTGTGGATGTTGATGAAACGGCAACTGGTGCtcctgatgtagatgttgatgaaaCGGCAACTGGAGTTCCTGCTGTGGATGTTGATGAAACGGCAACTGGTGCCcctgatgtagatgttgatgaaaCGGCAACTGGTGCTCCTTCTGTGGATGTAGATGAAATAGCAACAGATAGTCCTACTGCAGTAGATGTTGATGAAACAACTGGTGCTCCTTCTGTAAGTGTTGATGAATCAGGAACTGATGCTCCTACTATTGAAGATGATCAAACAACAACAGATGCTCCCACCGTTGATATTGATGGAACTGCAACTGAAGTTCCTACTATTGATACTGGTATAACCACAGATGCTCCTACTGCAGAGACAGCCACTGTTGCACCTGAAGAAAGCACTATGTGTTATGTCAATGGTACAAGCTACAGCAATAACAGTATTGTCCCTGCGTATACCCCTTGTCAAGACAGCTGTCGATGCATTAATGGTGCTGTTTCCTGTAAACTAGTGGCTTGCCCACCTGCACCACCAGCATTCCTCAGATGCACCTCAGCTCCTGTTGAAGGAGAGTGTTGTCCAAGCCATACATGCC CACCAGTCAATCCAGATACAACAGAGACCCCTGGATGCATCAGTGATGGTGTTCAATATTATGATGGAGAATATGTGCCTAGTTCTGATCTATGTTCAGACTGCTACTGTCTTGAAGGTGAAGTCATCTGTGCAATCCTTGAATGTCCTCAACCCAAGGGACAAAACTGTACTGCAGTAGAACGACCTCTTGGAAGCTGCTGCCCAACAAAATATGAATGTG atGAAGTTGATATGCCCGACTCCTTAAGCCAAGTAACAGATGCAGATTCAGAGGGCAAGGTAACTCCATCTTCCACTTTTACTATTGATGTGGACGAAAGTCATACAGAAGCTACATCCCAGGCTGGTGAAGATGTGACATCTACAAAGGCCCCAGTGGACGGAGCAGTTGAGGAATCAGTAACTCCAGCTAGCACTGATGGGGAAGTTCCTGTTGAAAGCACACTCTCAACTGGTTCCCCTGATGACATGATGACTGGTCCAGTGATAGGACtagaaacaagaacaacagccCCTGATGACTACAGTGTTCTTACTACACCCATGACAATCATTACTGAGGATGTCTCAACTCAAACAGAAAGCCCTGTTGATCACACTTCTTTTGATATCATAGATGAAACTACTGTTATGTTGACTGACACTGATACAGCAACTACTAGCATTCCTGAGATTGATCTTGCTACTACAGTTATGGAAACGGCAGACAAAACCACTGGTACCCCTGCAGTTGAAGCTACTTCAGAGGTTCCTATTGTCAATGAAACAATCCCAGTAAATGAAACAGCTACTGAATCCCCAGAACTTGAAAGGCCCGTGACTGGTGTTCCTATAACTGACAAGCCGGTCACTGATATTCCCACTGTTGCATCAGCTACTGATGTTCCTGAGGATAAGGAACCAGCCACAGAGACACCAGGTGATCAAATTGCCACTGATGTACCTACACTAGGTGAGGTAACAACAGATGTTGATGAGACAACTACAAGTATTCCTGACACAGATGGAACAGATATGGTTACAGATATCCCAGAGGAGGTGATTTCAACAGTCAGTCTTCCTGATAAAGAAGGTATTCCAGGTGAGGGAAGTTGTATGGCTAATGGAACTACTTATGCAAATGGAGACACAGTGCCAGCTTCAAGGCCATGCCACCAATCATGTACCTGCAAAAACAGTATAGTGTCATGTGAGCTGCAAGCCTGTCCTCCCCCGCCTCCAGCATTCTTGCGTTGTGCTCCTGTGGAAGATCCAGAGCAGTGTTGTCCTTCTTATGACTGTC CTACCGTAGAACCCGATACCACAGAATACCCAGGATGCTTGAGAGATGGAATACAATACCTGGAAGGAGAATATGTTCCGAGTCCAGACATTTGTACTGACTGTTATTGTCTCAGTGGGGAAATTATTTGTGCAGTCCTTGAGTGCCCAACGCCTGCTGGTGCAAATTGCAAACCAATGTCTAGAGCAACAGACAGTTGCTGTCCTTCAAAATATGAGTGTG ATGACTTGGAAACAGGCACTGATGCAGCCAGTCAAACAGCTACTGAAGGTCCAGTTGTAGTCAATCagacagctactgatgccccagtTGATATCAGTATAATGGCTACTTATGCCCCAGTAGATCAGACAGCTACTGAAGCTCCAGTTGATGAGACAGCTACTGATGCTCCAGTTGATGagacagctactgatgccccag TTGATGagacagctactgatgccccagttgatcagacagctactgatgccccagttgatgagacagctactgatgccccagtTGTAGTTGATCAGACAGTTGATGagacagctactgatgccccagtTGTAGTTGATCAGACAGTTGATGAGACAGCTACTGATGGCCCAGTTGATCagacagctactgatgccccagtTGATCAGACAGCTACAGATGCCCCAGTCGATCAGACAGGTACTGATGCCCCAGTTGTAGTTGATCAGACAGTTGATGagacagctactgatgccccagttgatcagacagctactgatgccccagtTGATCAGACAGCTACTGATTCCCCAGTTGATGagacagctactgatgccccagtTGATGAGACAGCTACTGATGCTCCAGTTGATCagacagctactgatgccccagttgatgagacagctactgatgccccagtTGATGAGACAGCTACTGATACTCCAGTTGATCagacagctactgatgccccagttgatgagacagctactgatgccccagtTGATGAGACAGCTACTGATACCTCAGTTGATGAGACAGCTACTGATACCCCAGTTGATCagacagctactgatgccccagtTGATGAGACAGCTACTGATACCCCAGTTGATGAGACAGCTACTGATACCCCAGTTGATGagacagctactgatgccccagtTGATGAGACAGCTACTGATACCCAAGTTGATGagacagctactgatgccccagtTGATGAGACAGCTACTGATGCTCCAGTTGATCagacagctactgatgccccagttgatgagacagctactgatgccccagtTGTAGTTGATCagacagctactgatgccccaATCGATCagacagctactgatgccccagtTGTAGTTGATCAGACAGCCACCGATGTCCCAGTTGATGagacagctactgatgccccagtcgatcagacagctactgatgccccagttgatcagacagctactgatgccccagttgatgagacagctactgatgccccagtcgatcagacagctactgatgccccagtTATAGTTGATCAGACAGTTGATGAGACAGCTACTGATGCTCCAGTCGATCagacagctactgatgccccagttgtagttgatgagacagctactgatgccccagtcgatcagacagctactgatgccccagtCGATCAGACAGCCACCGATGTCCCAGTTGATGagacagctactgatgccccagtTGTAGTTGATCagacagctactgatgccccagtTGATCAGATAGCTACTGATGCCCCAGTCGATCAGACAGCTACTGATGGCCCAGTTGTAGTTGATCAGACAGTTGATCagacagctactgatgccccagttgtagttgatgagacagctactgatgccccagttgatgagacagctactgatgccccagtggatgagacagctactgatgccccagtcgatcagacagctactgatgccccagtTGTAGTTGATCAGATAGTTGATGagacagctactgatgccccagtTGATCAGACAGCTACTGATGTTCCAGTTGATGagacagctactgatgccccagtTGTAGTTGAGCagacagctactgatgccccagtTGTAGTTGAGCagacagctactgatgccccagtTGTAGTTGATCAGACAGTTGATCagacagctactgatgccccagttgatcagacagctactgatgccccagtTGTAGTTGATCAGACAGTTGATGagacagctactgatgccccGGTTGATCagacagctactgatgccccagtTGTAGTTGATCAGATAGCTACTGATGCCCCAGATGATCagacagctactgatgccccagtcgatcagacagctactgatgccccagtTGTAGTTGATCAGACAGTTGATGagacagctactgatgccccagttgatgagacagctactgatgccccagttgatgagacagctactgatgccccagtTGTAGTTGATCAGACAGTTACCGATGTCCCAGTTGATGAGACAGCTACTGATGCTCCAGTTGACCagacagctactgatgccccagtTGATCAGACAGCTACTAATGCTCCAGTTGATGAGACAGCTACTGATGCTCCAGTTGATCagacagctactgatgccccagtTATTTCCATTACAACAGAAAGTGATAAGGAAGGAGCTGTTGATTTGCCGGAGAACTGTGTGGTTCAAGGTTCTATGTATTATGATGGTTCCATTGTTCCTGCATCTTCTGTATGCCAAGAAAATTGCAGATGTACCAATGGAACTGTTATGTGTGAACGTCCATCCTGCCCCCCTGCACCTCCTACTTTCCTCAGGTGTTCTCCCATCCCTCCTGAAGATAGTTGCTGTCCAACATATGACTGTC CTCCCATCGTAGACCCTACAGTCACGGAGGCACCTCACTGTGAAAAAGATGGCTCAGTAtacaatgatggtgattatgtacCTAGCCCAAGCGAATGTACAGACTGTTATTGTCTAGGAGGCGAAATTATTTGTGCCTATTTGGAATGTGTTGCACCTGGAGATAATTGTACACCTGTTTCACAGTTGAATAACTCTTGTTGCCCCGACAAATATGAATGTG CTGATGTGCCTGATAGCTTAGTGTCTACAACTATCTCACCTGTTGGAGCTTCTGCTACAGATGTAGCCAATGGAACTAGCCAAAGTACTGTAATACCTGAGATGATTTCCACTATCACCACTGTGGCCCCAGAGACCGAATTTAAACCATCAAGTACCATCCCATCTGTTGCTACTGACGAGCCAGAAACTGAGTCTACTGATGCTCCAGTTACCACAAGTCCTGAGGGTATAGAGATCTCCTTCCCCACGGACAGGGTAACCACTGTTGCTGATGCAGTCAGCTCTGTCATTACAGAGGCTTCCATTGCTACAGATGGTTTAGAAACCGAGTCACCTGGCTTCACTATCTCCTCCTTTGTAACCGAAGCAACATCTGAGGGTGTAGTATCTGATGTAACTGAACCATCTGTAACCCCAAGTGCTACCAGTACATCAAGCTTAGATAATACTTCCACCACAGAATCAGTTCCCAGCTCTGCTGAACCTATGCTAACTGAAGCTTCAGTTGCCACTGAAGAACCAGAGACTGAAGCTACAATTggcattattgttgatattacaagTTCCCCTGCAGTTGCATCTTCATCAGTCACAGAGGAACCATCAGCCACAGAATCACCCCTTACAGAACCCACTGATTCTGGCTATGCCACTGAGGCAACTATTTCTGTGACAGAATCTACCTCTGTTACTGATTCTGATGTACAAATAAGTACAGAGAAGCCTGGAGTTACTGACAGCATTGAAGGTCAAGTGACAACTAAATCAACAGAATCTACACCAGAATATCCAGGGTCTCCTGCAACAACTTCACCAGAGATTCCAGTTTCAACAGAAGTATCATCACAAACTGCATCAGAAGTACCAACAGAAGTAACAGATATTCCAGTTTCCACATCCACATTAACATCAACAGAAGTTCCAATCTCAACTGAGTCAGTCGTACCACAGGTGACTACAGAAGTATCAGCAACAACAGGAGCAGCTGGAGAAACCTCAGTATCAACTGAAACAGCATCAACAGTTGCTTCTGCGTCACCTGAGTTAACTGAagccccattcccccccttccctggtACATCTTCTGTCTTCCCTAAGCCAGAAACCACTACCTGGAAACCAACAACTACCACGGAGCTTATTATCGGCCCAGGAGCTTGTGTCTTTGACGGTGAAGTATACCTCTCTGCACAACAAATCCCACGAGATGACCCATGTGACTTTTGTTTCTGCTTCCGTGGAGACATCATCTGCTTGCAACAGTCATGTCCTCCACCCATCCCTGGGTGTTATGAAGAAGCAATACCTGGATTCTGCTGCCCACGTTATGAGTGTCCAGTCACACAGGCAGtggttaatattactactactaccacacctATTCCTACTTATCCACCTGTCCAGAAGGTGGAAGAGTTCACTGTGTGCGAAATTGGTGGTCGTTTCTACCATCCTGGTGAGCTCGTAGAAGAAGCTTCTGGACCTTGTCTTGAGTGCAG GTGCGGAAAGGACGGCATGATGGAATGCGAGCCCCGTGAGTGCCGAGCAGAACCTATGCTTCGTAAAATCTTGGGCACAAAGGGCAACTTATATAGTCGGTGA